The Suncus etruscus isolate mSunEtr1 chromosome 7, mSunEtr1.pri.cur, whole genome shotgun sequence genome includes a window with the following:
- the LOC126014159 gene encoding TP53-regulated inhibitor of apoptosis 1-like — MNSVGEACTDMKCEYDQCFNRWFADKFLKGDGSGDPCTALFQRYQQCVQKAIKEKEIPIEGLEFMGNGKEKPEGSS, encoded by the coding sequence ATGAACAGCGTCGGGGAGGCCTGCACCGACATGAAGTGCGAGTACGACCAGTGCTTCAACCGCTGGTTCGCAGACAAGTTCCTCAAGGGCGATGGCTCTGGGGACCCCTGCACCGCCCTCTTCCAGCGCTACCAGCAGTGCGTGCAGAAAGCCATCAAGGAAAAGGAGATTCCCATCGAAGGACTGGAGTTTATGGGCAATGGCAAAGAAAAACCGGAAGGCTCCTCTTGA